The DNA segment CAACTAACAGGCCTAATGTCACTCCCAGAAATAACCCTTTGATTAGTCCCAATATTCCAGAGGCAGTGAGTAAGGAAAAAAATGACAGCACAACAAGGAAGAGGAATACAAGAAGGATTGTCAGGATGAATGGACCTCCGACTCGCGCAGCAGGCAGTGAGCCTGATCCCAATTCGATAGAAGAAAAGGCGCTGGCAAACCCACCAAGCCCTGCAATGACTTCAGCTCCCAATGAAAAGAGAATGCTGAGAATAAATACGAAAATCCAAAGTTTCTTGCGCATTCGCTGATTTTTATGATGAGGATGGTTTCTCGCAAGCACTTTGTGAAGGAAAGAATCTTTATGCAAACTGTTGTTTTATTTTTTGATCAATTGTTACTTACATACTTTCCTTGCCGCTTTGTAACATTGATTTTCTAGAATCATTCTGTTTCTTTGAAAAAATCTTTTTCTTTATAAATTCATCCCTAATTTGTTTAATCGAATTGCAGAATTTAAGAGACCTGTTAAAATTCTCCGATACTAGTTTTGAACTGGCAAAAGTTATGAAAAAAATTGTTCCTTTACTATTTCCAATCTTTCTTTTCACAAATTTATCTCTTCATAGTGAAACGATTCTACTCAAGTCGGGAGAAAAATGGGAAGGTTCCATCTTAGCCCAAGACAAAGATTCTGTGACGATCAAACTCGCAGACGGTAACACAAAAGTTCTTTCGAAATCGGTAATCCGAAAAGTTTCCTTTGCGAAAAAGACTGAATCCTCTTCTCCAAAAATCGAACCTCAAGTTTCGGAGAAGGATAAGAAAATCAAAGAAGAAAAAGAACTCGCAGAGAAACAAAAACTAGAAGAAGAAAATCTTAAAGCTAAGGAAGATAAACAAAAAAAGAGAGAGGAACAACTTTCCAATGCGAAACGTCATTATCTAGAAGGTTCCTTTGGGGTGGGAAACGGAGAAAGCCAATCGGAACTCCGTCCTTTCTTTCAAACCATTCAGGTTGCCGGTGTTCTATTTGGTGGTGGTCAAGCAGAAATGTTATCTACCCCATACAAAACCAAAAATCATAACGTTACCGCACGTTTGTTCTATGCATGGAACCGGTTTACCTTTGAATTCCGAGGAACGGAAGCAAAGGGCAATTTGGATGTCGGTGGATTTCAGACACTGTCTTACGGTGGAGGGGGTGGCTCTTCTTCCAGTTCAGACAATACAGCAAATGTTCTTCTCGGAAACGGAGAAACAAAATTCCAAAAAGTTTCTTCAAGGGTCGGTTTTACACCTTATCCTCATTCTTTGTTAGACCTGCAAATTCTAGGTGGGGTGGAGCGAATTTGGACAAAGACCAATCTAGAAGTAGATAGTCTCGGAGGGATTACCGCAACCGGGATCAATCCCAATCGAGTGAGTTATCGGGACACAAGCAATTCACTCAAAGGTTATAGTTTTGGAATTAGGTTTGAATGGAAATTTTTGGAAAGGTTCACCTTACAAGGACAGATTTTACATTTAGATATGCAGGGCCCATCTTCGCTTCGAAGCAACGAATTTCGATTGGATTCCTCTCCTTTTCGATATAGCCAATTTGGTTTGGACTATCAATGGAAATCGACAGGAACTGAAGTGAATGTGAAATTCTCCACGAAGATCAAAGGTGACTTCAGTTTATTTCTGGAAGCGAGCAACATGACTCTAAATAACAAATTGCAGTCAGGTTATATCACAGAAAACGAAGGAGGAGGAAATTCGGATCCGTCTGATATCTTTCTAAAAGTGTATGGACCTCAAATCTTAATTCCAATCTTATATGATTCGAAGACGATCTTGAGTTATGTTCAAGTAGGCGCCAATTATCGTTTTAACTTTTGAAATCACAAACTTGTTTGGATAATTTATCAATCCAAACAAGGATTCAAACTGAATCAAATATTTTCACTGATTGGAGATTTTAATAGAATATAAATTTGGTCACTTTTTCTTGTTAATTGGAAAAGGTTTCTCTTTCGACTCTCCATTTTTCTGCGGCCCTTAAAATTTCTTCCGCGAGCATGGCAAGTGCTGGTCCAGATTTTTTGCGATAACAGAGATAAAATTTTCTTTCTGTGTTCCATTCTGCAAATTTAATTTTTTGCAGTTTGGTGTTAATGGAATACTCTGATAAAAAACCGATTCCAAGTCCTGCTTCCAATGATTTGATAACAGATTCTACACTTCTTAATTCCATAGCAATATTAGATCCAAATTCTTTCGAAAAAGATTTGATCTTCTTCTCCACTGCCTTTCTAAGAGCAGAGCCTGGATGGAAAAATACAAAGGATTGTTTTTTTAGATCTTCGATTTTAATTTTCTTTTTAAGAAAGATTGGATGGTCCTTTGCTGCCACAGGAAAGATTTTATCAGATAAAAATTCCAGAATATTCAGGTTAGGCTCAGAAATGGGGCCAGTCAAAATCCCAAGGTCTACTTCTCCCTTTAATACAGCATCCTTAGTCTCCTTGGCATCTCCTTCTCTTACAGAAAGAGAAAGTCCTGGTCTTTTTATTAAAATTTCCTTTAAGGTTTGAGGTAGGATCCACGCAGAAACTGTTCCCCCTGCCGAAATAGAAAAGTTACCTTTTAGTTCCTTTTCCTTAGTAAAACCAATTTGTATTTCTTCCCATAATTCTTTCATTCGCACTGAATACTGATAGAATCTTTCACCTTCGTGTGTTAGTCGAACAGACCTTCCTCCTCTTTCCAAAACTGCGACTCCTAATTCCTTTTCCAAAAGAAAAATTTGTTTGGAGAGTGCAGGTTGTGTTAATCCCAACCTCGTTGCCGCTTTTTGGAAAGTACCTGAATCTGCAATTTCTAGAAAATAAACGATCTGTCTGAATTCCATATTTACTTATAACTTTTAGTTATATATTTTATAAAACCAATTTATTTGCATTATATCAATTAATTTGATATCTTTATTACCAAGAGGGAAATATGAGACAAACTCTATACGACAAAATTTGGGAAAGTCATCGGATCTTAGAGAATGCAGATTCTGAAACAATTTTATATGTGGATCGTCATATCCTCCATGAAGTGACTTCTGCCCAAGCATTCGAAGGATTAAGAACGAAGAATAGAGATGTGAGAAGGAAGGATCTTACCTTTGGAGTTGTGGATCATAATGTTTCCACAAGAGATCGTAAAAACAGAGATGCTGCAGGACCTGTCTCCCGATTGCAGATTGATACAATGGAGAAAAATTGCAAAGATTTTGGAATCCGTTTGTTTGGTCCAGAAGATCCCGAACAAGGGATCGTACATGTAGTTGGTCCTGAATTAGGATTTACCACTCCTGGATCTGTCATCGTATGCGGAGATTCTCATACAGCAACGCATGGAGCCTTTGGTGCATTGGCTTTTGGAATCGGTACCAGTGAAGTAGAACATGTGCTTGCGACACAAACCTTAAAACAAGCAAAAACAAAATCGATGTTAGTTCGATTTGTTGGTACACCTGGTTTTGGAATCACTGCAAAAGATGTAGTTCTTGCACTCATATCCAAGATGGGAACTGCAGGTGGAAGGGGTTACACTTTAGAATATTCAGGTGAATGGATTCGTTCTCTATCTATGGAAGGTCGAATGACACTTTGTAATATGAGTATCGAAGCTGGCGCAAGGGCAAGTCTCATTGCTCCAGACCAAATCACCTTTGATTATTTGAAAGATAGAAAGTTAGTCCCTAAAGGAAAAAGTTTTGAAGAGGCAGTCGAATACTGGAAGACATTTTTTACAGATAAAGATGCAGTTTTTGATGAGATGATTGAATTAGATATTTCTAATATAGAACCCCAGGTCACGTGGGGAACCAATCCATCTCAGACTTTACCCATCACAGGAGTTGTTCCAGGTCCATATGAATTCCAAGAGAAACGGGCCAGAGAAACGGCAGAGAACACCTTGGAATATATGGATTTAAAACCGGGAACCCCTATGTCAGAGATTAACATCGATAAGGTGTTCATTGGATCTTGTACCAATGCAAGGATAGAAGACTTACGATCAGCAGCAGAAGTTGCGAAAGGAAAAAAAGTCCATCCAAAAGTGCAAGCTTTGGTGGTTCCAGGTTCAGGTTCAGTCAAACGTCAGGCAGAACGAGAAGGTTTGGATCAAATTTTCAAAGAAGCTGGATTTGAATGGAGAGAGCCTGGTTGTTCCCTTTGTCTTGCGATGAATGATGATGTATTAAAACCGGGAGAAAGATGTGCATCCACTTCCAATCGTAATTTCGAAGGAAGACAGGGCAGAGGAGGAAGAACTCATTTAGTGAGTCCTTCGATGGCAGCAGCAGCCGCAGTAGCGGGAAAATTGATAGATGTGAGGAAATTAAAATGAATTCAAAAAAATGGACAATCCATACAGGAGTTCCTGTGTCAATCCCAAGAGAGGATATTGATACGGACCAAATACTTCCAAAACAATTTATGAAATTGATCGATAAAAAAGGTTTTGGAAAACATTTATTTTTTGATTGGAGGTATTTAGATTTAGAAGGAAAGATTCCTAATCCTGAATTTGTTTTGAACCAGGAAGAATTTAAAAATGCAAGTGTGCTCATCGCTGGAAAAAACTTCGGTTGCGGTTCGAGTAGAGAACATGCACCTTGGGCACTTTCTGATTTTGGGTTCCGTGCGATTTTGGCTCCTTCTTTTGCTGATATATTTTCTATCAATTCGGCAAAGAATGGGATTGCTCTTGTTCGTTTGAAAGAAGAAGAAATCCACTTTATCAATGAATGGGTTTCAAAAAATTTGGGATCTCAAATTCGAATCAATTTAGAAAATTTGGAAGTCCAAGCAGGAGACCAAACATTCCACTTCCATTTGGATTTTGCTTCTATCAATCGGATTCGAAACGGTTGGGATGATATCGATATCACTCTAAAAAATTCAAAAGAGATCTTGGAATTTGAACAGATCCGTAGAAAAGAAAAATCTTTTTTGGAAGTGTATTGGTAATCACATTGGATTGGTATGTTAGTTCATGCGAGAGGCTAGAAAGGGCGCGTAGCGGTCGCTTTGCGACCGAAGCCCTGGATAGCTCAGGCCCCAAGGAAACTATTTTGTATCGTGGTCAAAACGAAATTTGTATCATGATAAAATCTTTCGGGACTCGCCCTGAAGAGGTTGTCGATCCATCGTAAGGAGGGGGAGGGAATTCCAAAAGGAAAGTTTTACCTGTGCGCAGAATCACAAAATTTTTAGAAAGGGAGAAGGAGTTAATGGGACATAATCTGGACGTCAATCCACAAACCCCCGCCCGAGTTAGGGTGGAGGGGAGTGGCTCGTGGGAAGCAGGGCGATTTTTATCTACCACAAGTCTTTCGTTTAGGCAAAGTCTTTCCCAAAAACCAAGTTTTTATTCGAAAACTTTTCACCTTTTGGTATGGCTGGTTTTATGCTGACCTTAGTTCGGCGAGAACTGTTTGTAATGTATTGAGCCCCCAGTGTTCGATATATTTACCTTCTTGCAAACGTACAATATCAATGACATCAATTCTAATTTTTTTCTGAGTGGGAGCAATCCCCATGAGAACTCCTTCGTGAGTTCCTGTGATGGCTTTACGTGTTGTCACCTTATCTCCTTCGGCAACTTGTTCATAAATTTCTACGGTTAGATCGGGAAAGGCAGGTTTTAACACCGAACTGAACGTATTCCACATTGCATTCGAATCATTTGCATTTTCAGGTGCGGAACGATTGACGAAGTTTACGTGCATTAGTTCTTTAAAGCTAACTTCATTGCAGTTTTGAATGACTTCTTTGTTGAATCGTTTAACGATGTTTTTGTTTTTTTCTAAAACGTCCATAGATAATACTTTCCAACCAATTAAGTGGATTCAATCAAAAATCTGCGCATTTGCCATTTGTATAAACCTTCTTCTGGGCTAGGCCATTCGAATGGATGGTTTAAACTTTTTCATTTATTTCAAAAATTCGACTGAGAGAAGAGTCACATCATCCTCGAATTTCTCTGAACTTTGGTGTTCTTTTGCCATTTTTGTTAAAATTTCAAGAGAAGATTTTTCTTTCCAAAGTTCTTTTTGTTTGCTCCATTCCAAAAATCCAGAATCTCTAAACAAAGTTTGGTTTTTAGAGCGAACATCAAAGATCCCATCAGAAAATAAAAATAGTTTATCACCTAACGAAAAATTAACTTCGTTATTTTCTCCTTCCCATTTAGGAAGGATCCCTAGAGGTTTTCCTTTGCCTACCAAAGGCGAAACTTTATCTTTTGACCCGAAATAAATATCTTCATGGCCTGCTTTAGACCAAATTATTTTGTGATGTTTCGAATCTAAAACTACGGCAACAGCAGTGACAAATAAACCGGCTGTGTTTCCAAATAAATAAGTGTTTAGACATTCCAAACAGGCAGAGGGGTTGTTTTTAGGTGTATCTGGAAGTTGTAGTACAAAGTGTAACATTGCAGATATCATACCTGCTGCAAAACCATGTCCTGAAACATCCGCTAGGAATAAAAAAGTTTTTCCTTCACCTAATTCTTGTACAATGTAGTAATCACCTGCAATTCCATCACTAGGCAGGAATTTTAATTCGGTAGAGATCAAAGTATGATCATATTGTAACTCAGGCAAAAGTTTTTTTTGAATTCGGATACCACGGGTTAGTTCTTCCCTGAGATAAAATTCTTTTTCCTTTAAACGTAACGCATTTCGAATCACACTCAAAAGTTCTGATTCTAAAAATGGTTTGGATAAATAAATATCTGCTCCTTCTCCATGAACTTCTTTTCTTGTGGTTTCGTCTGCTTTGGCAGTGAGTAAAATGATCGGAAGAGAGTGGAGGTGTTCTTTTTTTCGGATTTCACGAATTAAATCAAGTCCACTTAAGTTTGGCATCATTAAGTCGGTAATGACTAAATCTGGAGATTCGGATAATACAGTTTCGAGTCCCGCCAAACCATCTGCCGCAACCAAAACATGAAAACCTACTCGAGTTAAAATTGATCCTAAATAAGAGCGTAAATCGGGATTATCTTCGACTATCAGTAGTTTAATGTTGTTTTTGGTATTGATTGTTTCTGGAAATATTGGTGGATGTGTTACCTCTTCTGGTATATATTCATGTCGGGTAGGGAAGTAACGTTGGATATTTGTTTGTTGTTCTATATTGTGATTTTCGCATAAAGGCAAAGTAAAATAAAAATGTGAACCTTTGCCCAGTTCGCTTTCTACACCAACTTTTCCCCCATGGAGTTCCACTAATTCCTTTACTAAGGCCAGGCCTAAACCTGTTCCTTCTTGTTCCCTTGTGAGTGATGCTTCGCTGATTCCAAATCGAGAAAACAATCTTCGGATTTGGCTTTCTTCCATTCCAATCCCAGAATCTCGAACAGAAACAATGGCTTCGTTTTCTTTTCTTTGTAATTCCAACCGGATCTTTCCACCCTCTCCTGTAAATTTAATCGAGTTAGAAAGGTAATTGAAAATACATTTGTCAATTTGTTCAGGGTCTACATTGACAAATAAAGTTTCTTCACATAATGCGAGTTCGAAACTTATATTTTTTCTTTTTACGTAAGCTGTAAAATTTTCGGAAATTTGAATTAAAAAATCACCTAACGGAAGTGAAATTTTTCGAAGTTCCATTCTACCTGATGTAATTTTTTGTAAATCAAGAAGTTGGTTCACCAAACGAGTGAGACGTCTTGATTGGTTTACGATGACTTTCACTTCTGAAGGAGATAGGCCTTCTGAACGCTTTAGCGCAGATTCAGAAGGTCCTGCAATTAATGTAAGAGGGGTTCTTAATTCATGAGATATGTTTTGGAAAAATGCGGTTTGGGCTTTGTTTTCTATTTCTAAAGAATCCTCAGCAATGTTTGCTGCCAGGGTAAAGTAATAAGCAAAACCTGCATGAAATAGAGTAGAGAATATGATGTTGGATACATTGATGAGTGCAAGAAAATTCGGTGTCCAATGGTAAATTGGCGGATACGACATTGAATAATAATAAGTAGAAGCAAAGAGTAAACAACCGATGACAATACTTCCAAATTTGAGAAAGTTTTTTCCAGGAGGTAGGAGAAAGATACCCGTTGCAAAAAGCATCATATAATACTGGTAACCTGCCCCCCATCCAAAAAAATACGTTGCCGCTAAAGCATGGAGAAAGACCTCTGAAAAACAAAGATACAAAGAAGTGAATAAATATTTTTTGCGGTTGATCCAGATTGTAAACGCAAACCAAATCACACTTCCTAGATTAAAGAGTGCCATTTCCAAAG comes from the Leptospira bourretii genome and includes:
- a CDS encoding LysR family transcriptional regulator; this encodes MEFRQIVYFLEIADSGTFQKAATRLGLTQPALSKQIFLLEKELGVAVLERGGRSVRLTHEGERFYQYSVRMKELWEEIQIGFTKEKELKGNFSISAGGTVSAWILPQTLKEILIKRPGLSLSVREGDAKETKDAVLKGEVDLGILTGPISEPNLNILEFLSDKIFPVAAKDHPIFLKKKIKIEDLKKQSFVFFHPGSALRKAVEKKIKSFSKEFGSNIAMELRSVESVIKSLEAGLGIGFLSEYSINTKLQKIKFAEWNTERKFYLCYRKKSGPALAMLAEEILRAAEKWRVERETFSN
- a CDS encoding LA_0442/LA_0875 N-terminal domain-containing protein, yielding MKKIVPLLFPIFLFTNLSLHSETILLKSGEKWEGSILAQDKDSVTIKLADGNTKVLSKSVIRKVSFAKKTESSSPKIEPQVSEKDKKIKEEKELAEKQKLEEENLKAKEDKQKKREEQLSNAKRHYLEGSFGVGNGESQSELRPFFQTIQVAGVLFGGGQAEMLSTPYKTKNHNVTARLFYAWNRFTFEFRGTEAKGNLDVGGFQTLSYGGGGGSSSSSDNTANVLLGNGETKFQKVSSRVGFTPYPHSLLDLQILGGVERIWTKTNLEVDSLGGITATGINPNRVSYRDTSNSLKGYSFGIRFEWKFLERFTLQGQILHLDMQGPSSLRSNEFRLDSSPFRYSQFGLDYQWKSTGTEVNVKFSTKIKGDFSLFLEASNMTLNNKLQSGYITENEGGGNSDPSDIFLKVYGPQILIPILYDSKTILSYVQVGANYRFNF
- a CDS encoding ester cyclase yields the protein MDVLEKNKNIVKRFNKEVIQNCNEVSFKELMHVNFVNRSAPENANDSNAMWNTFSSVLKPAFPDLTVEIYEQVAEGDKVTTRKAITGTHEGVLMGIAPTQKKIRIDVIDIVRLQEGKYIEHWGLNTLQTVLAELRSA
- the leuD gene encoding 3-isopropylmalate dehydratase small subunit, producing MNSKKWTIHTGVPVSIPREDIDTDQILPKQFMKLIDKKGFGKHLFFDWRYLDLEGKIPNPEFVLNQEEFKNASVLIAGKNFGCGSSREHAPWALSDFGFRAILAPSFADIFSINSAKNGIALVRLKEEEIHFINEWVSKNLGSQIRINLENLEVQAGDQTFHFHLDFASINRIRNGWDDIDITLKNSKEILEFEQIRRKEKSFLEVYW
- the leuC gene encoding 3-isopropylmalate dehydratase large subunit, whose amino-acid sequence is MRQTLYDKIWESHRILENADSETILYVDRHILHEVTSAQAFEGLRTKNRDVRRKDLTFGVVDHNVSTRDRKNRDAAGPVSRLQIDTMEKNCKDFGIRLFGPEDPEQGIVHVVGPELGFTTPGSVIVCGDSHTATHGAFGALAFGIGTSEVEHVLATQTLKQAKTKSMLVRFVGTPGFGITAKDVVLALISKMGTAGGRGYTLEYSGEWIRSLSMEGRMTLCNMSIEAGARASLIAPDQITFDYLKDRKLVPKGKSFEEAVEYWKTFFTDKDAVFDEMIELDISNIEPQVTWGTNPSQTLPITGVVPGPYEFQEKRARETAENTLEYMDLKPGTPMSEINIDKVFIGSCTNARIEDLRSAAEVAKGKKVHPKVQALVVPGSGSVKRQAEREGLDQIFKEAGFEWREPGCSLCLAMNDDVLKPGERCASTSNRNFEGRQGRGGRTHLVSPSMAAAAAVAGKLIDVRKLK
- a CDS encoding SpoIIE family protein phosphatase, which produces MAQFLTFVRSLFQSPANVELRYQRYYVATNSIYVLAGLIHFAFIFFFSAVGTLEMALFNLGSVIWFAFTIWINRKKYLFTSLYLCFSEVFLHALAATYFFGWGAGYQYYMMLFATGIFLLPPGKNFLKFGSIVIGCLLFASTYYYSMSYPPIYHWTPNFLALINVSNIIFSTLFHAGFAYYFTLAANIAEDSLEIENKAQTAFFQNISHELRTPLTLIAGPSESALKRSEGLSPSEVKVIVNQSRRLTRLVNQLLDLQKITSGRMELRKISLPLGDFLIQISENFTAYVKRKNISFELALCEETLFVNVDPEQIDKCIFNYLSNSIKFTGEGGKIRLELQRKENEAIVSVRDSGIGMEESQIRRLFSRFGISEASLTREQEGTGLGLALVKELVELHGGKVGVESELGKGSHFYFTLPLCENHNIEQQTNIQRYFPTRHEYIPEEVTHPPIFPETINTKNNIKLLIVEDNPDLRSYLGSILTRVGFHVLVAADGLAGLETVLSESPDLVITDLMMPNLSGLDLIREIRKKEHLHSLPIILLTAKADETTRKEVHGEGADIYLSKPFLESELLSVIRNALRLKEKEFYLREELTRGIRIQKKLLPELQYDHTLISTELKFLPSDGIAGDYYIVQELGEGKTFLFLADVSGHGFAAGMISAMLHFVLQLPDTPKNNPSACLECLNTYLFGNTAGLFVTAVAVVLDSKHHKIIWSKAGHEDIYFGSKDKVSPLVGKGKPLGILPKWEGENNEVNFSLGDKLFLFSDGIFDVRSKNQTLFRDSGFLEWSKQKELWKEKSSLEILTKMAKEHQSSEKFEDDVTLLSVEFLK